TACGAAGACGTATTGGATTTTCTGGTAAAACCCTTGTCTTTTGACAGATTTTACAAAGCAGTCAGCAGGGCATTTATAGATAGAAACAAAGAGATGCACGTTCCGGAAGTCCAGGCTGTTAAATCTGATTTTATATTTATCAAAGATGGAACAAAAAAAGTAAAAGTTGTTTTTGAGGAATTGTTGTTTTTAAAATCCGAAGGTAATTATATTTCCTTTGTGACTAAGGACAAATCCATTCTTAGTCTGATGACTTCAAAAGACATAGAGGATAAACTTCCCGGCAATTTTTTAAGGGTGCACAGATCTTATTTGGTCAACATGAATAGAGTGGATTCTGTTAGTTCAGAAGAACTTATTATTGGAAAATATACCATTCCAATCAGTCATAAGCACCGAAAAGAAGTGATGGATTTTATTGGAGATGGAGAAGGTGTGTAGATCGATGATTTATTCCACTACCAACTTTCTAACTACAAAGGATCCATTCTGATAAATCCGCAAATAATAAAGACCTTTGGTCAATTGTGAAACACCCATCTGGATGCTTTTGCCTTCATCCCGGTCTTCAAATGTATTTGACTTGATTACTTTCCCATTGGTTTCAAGTAGTTCTATGCGGATTGACCCCTCTCCTGATCCAATGACTGTTATTTCAACTTGATCGGATGCTGGGTTGGGATAAATGCTCACAAGTCTGGGTGCCCATTCCTCTTTCGTAGATACCTCAGATTCAACTTTAAAATCATATTGAAATCCGGCACCAAAGTCAGGGTTGAAGGTTTTTAAGGGGGCGTATGCCGTATTTACCTTTCTCGAAAACCTTGCAAATCCAGACCCCAGATTGCTATAGAACCAAAAATAAAGCCCATCATGGCTGCGATCATTCACCTGCAAGGTATAACAGCCATGGGGTAAATTGAGCTCATCTCTATAGGTCGTATTTGCTGTCAGACCATTTCTTTCTACCACCGTATTTCCGGCCGAGTTTATAATTCGGTAGCTGTTGTCAGTTCCAACGGTATTGGTCTTAAATTCAAAATGTAAATTGCTTCCATATTTATCCACCAATTGATATTTTGAAATCAGACGGTTGTTATCAGGATGCTCATCCGTCTTGTTATTGGGCATTGAGACCACCACTTCAAATTCACCCACTGCTTCATTTCCTAAATATCCGTCCACAGGGATAGGGAGGGAAATCAGAGCGGTGTCCGATGGGTTTAAACTACCATTCCAATGGTATTGATATATGGCCTCTCCTTTTTTACCGTAGGAGATGAGACAAGATTTTAGTATTTCAGAACCGGAATTTCTGATGAGTAAGATGGGCTCGCTGCAAGAGGGATTAAGTCTTTCATACTCTACTCGTCCCGATGATGGCCGCAAAATTTCTTCGATGGCTACATCATTGCTAAAGGAATAATTCCCATAACTTACGATTTGTGAAGACACCAAATAATTTGCCTG
This window of the Saprospiraceae bacterium genome carries:
- a CDS encoding response regulator transcription factor, with product MNNALRCLVIDDDPLICDLIKHFCSKISQVQYCISAGNGTDGLQVLSSQEINLIFLDYNLPDMKGDYLLELKRNKVPVIMITSESDFAVKSYEYEDVLDFLVKPLSFDRFYKAVSRAFIDRNKEMHVPEVQAVKSDFIFIKDGTKKVKVVFEELLFLKSEGNYISFVTKDKSILSLMTSKDIEDKLPGNFLRVHRSYLVNMNRVDSVSSEELIIGKYTIPISHKHRKEVMDFIGDGEGV